The window CTCACGGTAGCCCCCGACCTTCCTGACCTCCTCACCCCAACATAACATCAGCTCCTAAGACGACTGTGTCAGCCAGACTACACCATTACAATCTGATATTTTTCATAATAATTACTTATAATTAATACTATTAAGAAATGGTTAACTATTCTGATATAATATTTACAGGAATATAAAATGAATGTTCACATCAAAAGCTTGTTTTTGCATGTaaccttaaagggatggttcacccccCATTCATCCCCCGTTGTTCCAAAtctacaattgaggtcaaaagtttacaaaatctgcaaaatgttaattagtttaccaaaataacagggatcatgcAAGATTTTTCACgtagaagacatttacatgtagcccacaagagaaaataatagttgaatttataaaaatgaccctgtccaaaagtttgcatacacttgattcttaatactgttgttacctgaatgatccacgtctgttttttttttttgtttgtttgttttgttttgtttagtagtagttgttcatgagtctcttgtttgtcttgatcagttaaactgcccacttttccttagaaaaatccttcaggtctcacaaatattttggtttttcagcaattttgtctatttgaaccccttccaacaaagactgtacaactgagggattcatatgcaactattacagaaggttaaacgctcactgatgcttcagaaggaaacacgatgcataacATAAAACTTTTCGAactcagggtaaatttaacttattttgtcttctgggaaacagtcttctttagcttctgaagggcagtactaaatataaatatgatatttaggcaaaataagaaaaatgtaaacatcttcattctgttcaaatgtttttacCCCCGACTCTTaacgcattgtgtttccttctgaagcatcagtgagtgtttgaaccttctgtaataattgcatatccctcagttgtcctcagtgtgaaaagatggaaatcatacagtcatagttggaaagggttcaaatacacagaaatgctgaaaaaccaaagaatttgtgggacctaaaggatttttctgaagaacagcaggcagtttaactgcttaggacaaacaagggactctttaaaaactattactaaacaaaacaaaacaaaaactcctgtggatcattcaggtaacaacacaatattcagaatcaagtgtatgcaaacttttgaacagggtaatttttataaattcaactattattttctcttgtggactatatgtaaacatcttttatgtgaaatatcttattcaggtcagtactaaaaaatttACTATGATCCCTcttttgttttggtaaaataattaacattttgcagattctgcaaggtgtatgtaaacttttgacctcaactgtacatgacTTCCTGccctctgtggaacacaaaagtagaTATTTAGAGAAAAGTCTCAGTGGGGTTTTGGTGACTATAACTGTTCACCTAccttcttcaaaatattttctcaTGTGTTTGACAGAAGTAAgtaagtcatacagatttggaacaacatgagtcaATTATCACAAAatgatcgtgtgtgtgtgtgtgtgtgtgtgtgtgtgtgtgtgtgtgtgtgtgtgtgtgtgtgtgtgtgtgtgtgtgtatgtgtgtgaacaattaaattaaatgatgtgttatagtttaaatttattttaaatgcaattagaCTGATTTTTTTGACCCACTTTTTAGTATGACTTCAATAtatctttatatgtaatttcataattatttctattgtctttgaaatatggcTCAAGTGCACTGTTGAATGTAACTGACATTTATGATGTAATTTCTGCTGAAACgtgtcatttaaatttttgtAATTTCACATTTATAATGATGGCACAATTtagcacatttaaaatatattaacttaaaCGTAATAACACACTACAGTTAAAATTCTCACATAACAACAAATCATAATAAGTGTACTTCCTCCAAGCACTTAAGTGTGTTTCGAAACATAACAATGAGAGTATACTTTCTTTAAGTATGCTTAATTACTTgttagttatattatattatctgcaagtacagttatttaaaaatataaacatctGAAATATAAACACAGGGGTATCCCTTTagatctcacaattgcaactttattttttcattttaaacttTCTCAGAAGTGGCCTTATCCTGTCATCTAAATGCTTTCTTGTTCTGTAAACCTAACTTTACACCTTTTGGGCTATGTGTAGGACTCAGAACTTCCCTATTTCGTGACTGCTTTTGACAGCGATATTTGTGGTTAAAGTTTAGCCACACATATGATGTATCATTCATGTCAAGACCAGattcacatttttttcttccAAACTAGCCAGCGTATGTGCAGACCATCTAATAGTAATGTACCTGTTTCTGGCTGAGCTATTGAGTGTACAGAATGATCAGTTTGCTTTGTCTTTGCTACTGGCAGTGAGTCAGCTAATTACAGTGGAAAAGAGCTCTGTTAGGGCTCTCAAGCGAAAATGACCTCAAATAGCCATGTTCTCTGAATCACATGCAAACATAACACAAATACCGTCCAGTGTGGTCTCAGTGACACCTGTTTATGTCGCAACAAAGGAGAAGTAGATATTTCCCATGGAGAGTAGGGTGTTTTACTCTAAAGGGGAGAGGAAGCGCAGAAAACCTGTTCTGTTCCTGCTTAACAGCATGACAAACGCACACATCAGATACTGAGTCATCACAGAGATATTTTACAGTCAAAGAAAACACGCTTGCTAAAAATAATCCATCTTTAATGTTAAATCCTCAATCCGACCACGTTTGAACTCCAAACCTGCAGGCCGCAGATACACCATCTATTATAGTCAGTCACGAATTCAGTCAAGCAGGACAGGAACGAAGCGTACTGAAATATTCCACACTTCTTTTCGGGAACCGGTATATACCGCTGAATCATTTGTCTTTTATTTGAGAAAAATACTCATTTATCTTTCTCCTTTATGATATTTTAAGCATCAAAAACAGCCCACATTCCCTTGAGTCTATTCTAAACAGGGCTCTAGCAAAACAGGTGCTCGTTCAATTACACCCTTCCAAATTAAGAGTGGTCACTCACAACCAATGAAACGGGGACAAAGGTTTCAATAGCAACCGACTCAACAGTCTGTGTGGGACATATAGCCACATGCAGGCAATTAGGAACTGCGTCAGATTGTATTTTGTCACACAATTGATGTTTCCAATACAATCAAATACAATGTGGGAGTCGCTGTCTTGCGTGCCCCGAAGGCTACACTGTTTGCTGAAGTATGCTAATAGGCCGAATGATATGGTGAGacacaaatttattttgtgcgTCATGGGCATATGTTTTCCAGCTCTTTGTGCATTACCCTTCTggttaaattaaacaaatatctCCTTCCTAAAGAGATCTATGGTTATTCTACAAAGAGCACCACCACTCCCTTGTCTTTCTCTTTGTGACGATGACTCATCCGCACATTAACAAATATCAACTGCAAATATAGAGTACAAACCCACTGATTCCTCAGACACAGACGTGAAAAGCAAGCAGGATAAATATGTAATTGTGGTTGAGATATTTGCAGAAAGATGACACATCTTAAACACATTACTAAGAAAACAGGCACATGAATAGTGCAGCAGACTTAATGAACACAACGTAACCCCCTGAGCCCTGGATGTCGAAATAAGTTAATGATTGCCTAGCCATGTGTTTTGATGAAGAATGAAAAATATGAATGCAACTTCCTCGGATTTCACAATGCCGAACATTTGGAGTAAATTGTAAACATTTGAAACGAATACAAAGGCAGCAGTTTCACGCAAGTGTTCCTTAAACGCTTTGCGTGCAGATTTGAGTGCCGACAGAAAAGGAAAGTTGATTAAACCAGCGCTTTACTATTCATCTAGAAGGTGAATGGCATGTGGCGATTGCTCAATCGTCGAGACTGCAATGAATGTGTCACTAGAGAGAGTCTGAACCGGGCGGAGTTCCAGCATTGGGAAGTCCGATTCATTTTAGCGAATCATTTAAGTGATTCCATGATTCTCTCACTCAAAGGTGTTTGCTTAAGTACATGGCATGCGTGACATTGTGTGCGCCATCTATGAAGTAAAACACACACGCAGACGATGTTACCGCTGTGTTCAGTTTCGGCTGTATCGATCTGACAATGTCCTTCCGTTCAGTTCCGAATCGATTCAAGTGAATCGTTCAAAAGAACCGACTCGCTCGAATCGGACATCAGCTGAAAGTAGAGCTCAGAAAACAGCATCAGTAGTTCAGTGAGTCAGACAGCCCTTTTCTCGGGCTCAGATCTACACCAGGGATATTTCAAACCACACAGCTGCCTGCCTCATACAGTATCTCTTGAGCTTCAATGTTGCTCAAAAAGCTTCGACGGACTAATGAAAAAACCATGGATACGATACAGACACTTGCATTTCACATTCATTGAAGAGTAAGCAGGATCCTTTATCCTTTTTGCAGCGCAGTGCACAGATCCTTTCCTGGAATATGCTTGCTTGAAATCAGCCCGGTTGTATTAGTTTCAACTACTGTAGTTTGTAAGAATGAGCGTGCAGTGGCTTCAGACTCCGTTACCGGGAAGAAACGGACACAAGCGCTTTGATACAGACGAGCCTGTGACCAGATGTCCACGGCTCTGCGAGTCTTCGGCTGATGCGGGTCTCCTGGGCTCCTCACCGGGATCCCCGGTCAGCGGAGCGCCTCTGAGCGTCACCTCAGCCCACCAGGGTCCTGCTCGCATCGGCCAGTTTCTGCTAGTGCCCCTGACCGACCGACCAGGGGTGCACAGCGCTTTAGACATGGACACAGGAGAGGAACTGCTCTGCAAGGTAAACCACTGCATACTATAATGTACATGACCCATATAAGTATGATCCACTTCAGTCAACACATTTTATGCCTCTGAGACCCAGCAAAACATATTTTGGTATTTAGTTTTGAGtagttttttttacaaacaatGAAGTGTTTGGGACGTAAGAACGCAgggattttattttgtaaaaatacaaattgtaaatacattttaaaaatgtatttatttattcatatttaatgtTGAAACAGTtagatattatattattattatatcaaatatgcaatttatatacaaatatgcaaataaaactGCAGAATTTAAAACAAAGGAAGAGATGTTcacaaaaaaatctttatttccaCCACAGAGGACAAAAATGAATTGTTAGGTCTTGTAATTTGTGTTCTACACATTACATGTTAAATGAGGAAGGGATGTAAGAATTTGTGAGCAGATTACATGGATGCCATCTTTTTTCTATCTATAAAATCAAATATGACAGTCTCGTGGATCTGTATCAAATATTTGCAAATGCATCTGCAACTGTGTGAGAAATATGCGGCTGACACTCACAAAGACTATATGtcaccctgcaccacaaaaccagtcataagggtccatttttaagTGAGATTAATACATattatacataaattaataaataagctttccattgatatatacggtttgttaggataggacaatatttgtctgagaaaatctggaatctgaacaCTGAGAAAATTggctaaagttgtccaaatgaagtttttagcaatgcatattactaatcaaaaattaagttttgatatatttatggtaggaaatttgcaaaatatcttcatggaacatgatctttaatatcctaatttttttttggcataaaagaaaaatcttgacccatacaatgtattgttggctattgctacaaatatgccaggttttgtggtccaggatcacatatgtgaTTATTGCTGCCACAAGCTTCACACGACATTCAGCTTTTTATAATATGTTCACCTTCAGTAACCTGACTTTATCGGGTCAGAGTGGTTGTTGTTTTATAATACTATACtgaacacttttttttgttttgccatcTGCAGGTGTTTGATATGGGCCAATACCAGGAAAAAATAAGAGCCTACAGCATGCTGTCAAGTCATAAGAACATTGCACAGATCAAAGACATAGTTCTTGGGGAGTGCAAGGCGTACGTGTTTCAAGAGAAGGATTTTGGCGACATGCACACCTTTGTAAAGAGCAGCAAAAGGCTTCCTGAAGACCTGGCTTCCAAGCTTTTCTACCAGGTTGTGTCTGCAGTGAACCACTGCCACCAGGTCGGCATCGTTTTGGGCGACCTCAAGCTTCGCAAGTTTGTGTTCTCAGATGAGAAAAGGTGAGAGTTATGGTTAGTGAGTGTGCTTGTGTGAGAGTGTGAGAAAGCAGGAGGTTTTTTTGGGGCACGCCAGGTGCAGTACTGTAGCTCATGTATCAATGCTGTGACAGCAGCAGCAGCGTTATACCGGGTGAAGAGTGTCACTTCTAGTTTCATTCAGTTTTCGCTTCCTCACTGCAATGTGTCACATTCGCAGGTGATCGGTGCTGCTTCCCTAAATATTCAATGGAACAAACCTATTAACACTCACTTACTCATGTTTCTCTGTAAGAGGAACAACTGGTAATCAGACCTCAGTCAAGAGCTTTTTCTGTAGAAAATGAGAGTCCTCTGAATGACATAAgtgaattatataaaaaaaagggacagaattgaaatatttttatctgCAATACGCAATGAATGGAACATACTGGCTGTCTGTATGTCTGTTGGTCTAGCTATCTGaattactttttatatatttacaatatattttcaTTGCATATACATCTAAGAATTCATTGCATATACATCTGCATTCACTGCATATACAATCTAAGAATAAACATAAAACAttgatatatttaaataataataatgtgggtGTATACACATAAATATATGTGTAtggatttttaaatatatattttatactatagattctatttatattttcatataaaatcatacttattttttattttgtcattttttataaaacctttagatataaaatataacttttataaatattacttaaattaTTTGAtgagttttttaaataatttgtttacaTAATTTTGTATGtgtatgcatttttaaatatacattttatactatatattatataatttcatataaaatatatgtatttttatattttacattttttataaagcctttaaatataaaatattacttttatacatttctatcatgtttattaaaatagctaaagttatttatataaaaaatataaaatgtatataaaatactacttttatacatatttattcatattaatttatatattttttgataaaatatgacttgtaaaaaatattaatatacaaatataaaaattaccaaacaaaaatattttaataaaaatgcttTAACTAGCATGCTGTGCTTTGTCTTTACTTGGAAAAGTTGCGCTTTAAGTTTGTATGTCAAAATAATCCTGTTTATACACATGGCTTGTAATTCCTTCATTCTGTTCAATTACATTGTGTCTAAATGTTTATGAATGCAAAAACACAATGTAAATTCCCCTT of the Garra rufa chromosome 17, GarRuf1.0, whole genome shotgun sequence genome contains:
- the trib1 gene encoding tribbles homolog 1, whose protein sequence is MSVQWLQTPLPGRNGHKRFDTDEPVTRCPRLCESSADAGLLGSSPGSPVSGAPLSVTSAHQGPARIGQFLLVPLTDRPGVHSALDMDTGEELLCKVFDMGQYQEKIRAYSMLSSHKNIAQIKDIVLGECKAYVFQEKDFGDMHTFVKSSKRLPEDLASKLFYQVVSAVNHCHQVGIVLGDLKLRKFVFSDEKRTQLKLEGLEDCHILHGEDDSMFDTHGCPAYVSPEILNGGGCYSGKQADAWSLGVMLYTMLVGRYPFHDLDPATLFSKIRRGTYCLPDGLSLRARCLLRSLLRKDPGERLTTAEVLIHPWFNGNTQDTANAEQEVNLREQTVPQIEMEQDEDLFS